In the genome of Dermacentor silvarum isolate Dsil-2018 chromosome 1, BIME_Dsil_1.4, whole genome shotgun sequence, one region contains:
- the LOC119435951 gene encoding gamma-aminobutyric acid receptor-associated protein-like 2 isoform X1: MQRASSILERDVERTVGASRQLETDHFFLEQRKQEADAILQKYPQRIPVIVERAPNSHVPSIDKQKFLVPNDITVAQFMWIVRKRIHLSPEKALFVFVGRLMPQSSLSMGDLYATYHDEDGFLYLAYSGENTFGGLRSGASVPLQT, translated from the exons ATGCAGCGCGCTAGTAGTATATTGGAACGCGACGTCGAGCGTACGGTGGGAGCTTCTCGTCAGCTGGAAACGGACCACTTCTTCTTAG AGCAGAGGAAGCAAGAGGCGGACGCTATCCTCCAGAAGTACCCGCAACGTATTCCT GTGATCGTCGAGCGGGCGCCCAACTCGCACGTTCCTTCCATCGACAAGCAGAAGTTCCTGGTGCCCAATGACATCACGGTGGCGCAGTTTATGTGGATCGTGCGCAAGCGCATCCATCTCTCGCCGGAGAAGGCACTCTTCGTCTTCGTTGGCCGGCTTATGCCCCAATCCAG CCTCAGCATGGGAGACCTATACGCCACGTACCACGACGAAGACGGCTTCCTCTACCTCGCCTACAGCGGCGAAAACACGTTCGGCGGCCTACGCTCCGGAGCAAGTGTGCCCCTACAGACTTGA
- the LOC119435951 gene encoding gamma-aminobutyric acid receptor-associated protein-like 2 isoform X2, giving the protein MRRAGAKAEDGIRFRFKQQYTPEQRKQEADAILQKYPQRIPVIVERAPNSHVPSIDKQKFLVPNDITVAQFMWIVRKRIHLSPEKALFVFVGRLMPQSSLSMGDLYATYHDEDGFLYLAYSGENTFGGLRSGASVPLQT; this is encoded by the exons ATGCGACGGGCGGGAGCCAAAGCTGAGGACGGCATACGGTTCCGCTTCAAGCAGCAGTACACGCCAG AGCAGAGGAAGCAAGAGGCGGACGCTATCCTCCAGAAGTACCCGCAACGTATTCCT GTGATCGTCGAGCGGGCGCCCAACTCGCACGTTCCTTCCATCGACAAGCAGAAGTTCCTGGTGCCCAATGACATCACGGTGGCGCAGTTTATGTGGATCGTGCGCAAGCGCATCCATCTCTCGCCGGAGAAGGCACTCTTCGTCTTCGTTGGCCGGCTTATGCCCCAATCCAG CCTCAGCATGGGAGACCTATACGCCACGTACCACGACGAAGACGGCTTCCTCTACCTCGCCTACAGCGGCGAAAACACGTTCGGCGGCCTACGCTCCGGAGCAAGTGTGCCCCTACAGACTTGA